In a genomic window of Chryseobacterium sp. G0162:
- a CDS encoding GTP-binding protein — MKKKLPVTVLSGFLGAGKTTLLNHILHNKQGLKVAVIVNDMSEINIDARLVENQNTLSRTEEKLVEMSNGCICCTLREDLMEEVERLAHENRFDYLLIESTGISEPIPVAQTFTYIDEESGIDLSRFSYVDTMVTVVDGFNFMKDFASNERLMDRDLTDMEGDYRTIVNLLTDQIEFANVIILNKTDLIDPETLGFLKSALKKLNPDAAILESEFGQIDLKHIVNTKLFDFDKAQSSAGWQKELESDHHTPETEEYGIGSVVFRDKRPFHPERLWEYLNHYPEGILRAKGLFWLASRPDDALNFSQAGGSFRLEKAGVWWSSMPLSQRAQYVSFIENQEFIESRWDKNWGDRMNELVFIGQYLDKEQILQNLTHCLINDIEKELFDQKSDFEDPFPKHI; from the coding sequence ATGAAAAAGAAACTTCCTGTAACGGTACTTAGTGGTTTTTTAGGAGCTGGAAAAACAACTTTATTAAACCATATTCTACATAATAAACAAGGTTTAAAAGTAGCAGTCATTGTCAATGATATGAGTGAAATTAACATTGATGCCCGACTGGTAGAAAATCAAAACACTCTTTCAAGAACAGAAGAAAAACTGGTTGAAATGAGTAATGGATGCATCTGTTGTACATTAAGAGAAGATCTTATGGAAGAAGTAGAGCGTTTAGCTCATGAAAACCGCTTCGACTATCTTTTAATCGAAAGTACAGGAATCAGTGAACCTATTCCCGTAGCACAAACTTTTACCTATATTGATGAAGAAAGTGGAATAGATCTTTCCCGTTTCAGTTATGTAGATACCATGGTAACAGTAGTTGATGGCTTCAATTTCATGAAAGATTTTGCTTCGAATGAACGATTGATGGACCGTGATCTTACTGATATGGAGGGCGATTACCGTACCATTGTCAACCTTCTCACTGACCAGATTGAGTTTGCCAATGTGATTATTCTGAATAAAACAGATTTAATCGATCCGGAAACTCTTGGATTTTTGAAATCTGCACTTAAAAAATTAAATCCGGATGCTGCTATTCTGGAATCGGAATTTGGACAGATCGATCTGAAACATATTGTAAACACAAAACTATTTGATTTTGATAAAGCACAGTCCTCCGCAGGCTGGCAAAAGGAATTAGAGTCTGACCATCATACTCCGGAAACGGAAGAATATGGAATAGGTTCTGTAGTATTTAGAGATAAAAGACCCTTTCACCCGGAGAGACTTTGGGAATATCTTAATCATTATCCGGAAGGCATATTAAGAGCTAAAGGACTTTTCTGGCTGGCTTCCAGACCTGATGATGCATTGAACTTTTCCCAGGCTGGAGGCTCATTTCGCCTGGAGAAAGCAGGAGTTTGGTGGAGCAGTATGCCTTTGAGTCAAAGGGCACAATATGTTTCTTTTATAGAAAATCAGGAATTTATCGAAAGCAGATGGGATAAAAATTGGGGCGACAGAATGAATGAATTGGTTTTCATTGGACAATATCTAGACAAAGAGCAAATTTTACAAAATCTCACTCACTGTCTAATCAATGATATTGAAAAGGAATTATTTGACCAAAAATCAGATTTTGAAGATCCATTTCCAAAACATATTTAA
- a CDS encoding MerC domain-containing protein — MKSKILDAVGISAAVLCLIHCIIFPLLLIIPLGISHNPYIDLAFLMIGTFVVYRQTKQITSNGLQILFWASLGFIAISILVDFIFEIHLPFIYIGAVGLITAHLINFKNHKH; from the coding sequence ATGAAGTCAAAAATTCTTGATGCAGTAGGAATATCAGCCGCCGTTCTATGCCTGATTCATTGTATTATCTTCCCATTGTTGCTTATTATTCCTTTGGGGATATCACATAATCCTTATATCGACCTTGCATTTCTTATGATTGGAACCTTTGTGGTATACAGACAGACCAAGCAGATAACCAGCAATGGGCTGCAAATTTTATTCTGGGCTTCACTTGGATTCATTGCCATTTCAATATTGGTTGACTTTATATTTGAAATTCATCTGCCTTTCATCTATATAGGCGCAGTTGGACTGATTACAGCACATCTTATCAACTTTAAAAACCATAAACATTAA
- a CDS encoding Fur family transcriptional regulator has translation MKQVRNTHAKTEILNLINDSEVALSHSDIQKKLGELCNRVTIYRVLERLENEGAIHRIVNVDGVVNFAKCSGKCSHEQHFHNHVHFNCKKCHSVTCIENAIPEISLPEHFIAEEYNFIISGVCPKCTMKA, from the coding sequence ATGAAACAGGTTAGAAATACCCACGCCAAAACTGAAATTTTAAACCTTATTAATGACTCTGAGGTAGCACTGAGCCATTCTGATATTCAGAAGAAATTAGGTGAGCTCTGCAATAGAGTCACGATTTACAGGGTTTTAGAACGTCTTGAAAATGAGGGAGCTATTCACAGGATTGTTAATGTGGATGGTGTTGTTAATTTTGCGAAATGCAGTGGAAAATGTAGTCATGAACAACATTTTCATAATCATGTTCACTTTAACTGTAAAAAATGCCATTCAGTGACATGTATTGAGAATGCAATCCCTGAAATTAGTCTACCAGAGCATTTTATTGCTGAAGAATATAACTTTATTATCAGTGGTGTTTGTCCGAAATGCACGATGAAGGCATAA
- a CDS encoding helix-turn-helix domain-containing protein, producing MTTIIRKQTGKSILVWINEAVITQAKSLLKTTNLSVMEIADVLNFAESSLFCRFFKRYTSMTPSAYRGN from the coding sequence TTGACTACAATAATCCGTAAACAGACAGGAAAGTCTATTCTGGTTTGGATCAATGAAGCAGTTATAACACAGGCCAAATCTTTATTGAAAACAACCAACCTGTCAGTAATGGAAATTGCTGATGTATTAAATTTTGCTGAATCATCATTGTTTTGTCGGTTTTTCAAAAGATACACCAGCATGACGCCTTCTGCATACAGAGGAAATTAA
- a CDS encoding alpha/beta fold hydrolase: protein MKHTIISFIALLLPFIMFGQAPKTGNEYSEAREIIKDLDSIVSPNGIQERYKATIGGAQQWVYVRGQNKENPVILFVHGGPASPISPVMWMFQRPIEEYFTVVNYDQRASGKTYNANDTLILKNTITINQYVDDAIQLAELIKEKYKKKKVLLIGHSWGTIISMKAALKRPDLFYAYVGIGQIINTRDNERLSVDFAVKEATRLKNDLALKELASIAPYPGNTPITRQRIIIARKWPQYYGGLTAYRNNSRYFFQAPLLSPEYSYNDAEAIGKGSLFTLSKVLPEFLDTDFKNIKSFPIPVFMFMGRHDYTTPSEPTDQWLQNVKAPFKKGIWFENSAHLIPFEEPGKMLVTLLNDVQPVCK, encoded by the coding sequence ATGAAACATACAATTATATCGTTTATTGCTTTATTACTCCCATTTATAATGTTCGGACAGGCCCCCAAAACAGGTAACGAATATAGTGAAGCCAGGGAAATTATCAAGGATCTGGATTCGATCGTAAGCCCTAACGGAATTCAGGAAAGATATAAAGCGACTATCGGCGGTGCTCAACAATGGGTATATGTTCGTGGGCAGAATAAAGAAAATCCTGTAATCTTATTTGTACATGGGGGACCAGCCTCTCCTATTTCTCCGGTGATGTGGATGTTTCAACGGCCTATAGAAGAATATTTTACGGTAGTGAATTATGACCAGAGAGCATCCGGTAAAACCTATAATGCTAATGATACGCTGATTTTAAAGAATACGATTACTATCAATCAATATGTAGATGATGCTATACAACTTGCAGAACTGATTAAAGAAAAATATAAAAAGAAAAAAGTACTTCTGATAGGACATAGCTGGGGGACAATAATCTCTATGAAGGCTGCGTTAAAAAGACCGGATCTATTCTATGCGTATGTTGGGATCGGGCAGATTATTAATACCAGGGATAATGAAAGATTAAGTGTTGATTTTGCAGTAAAAGAAGCTACCCGTCTGAAAAATGATTTGGCTTTAAAGGAGCTGGCTTCTATAGCGCCTTATCCGGGAAATACCCCGATTACGCGGCAGAGAATTATTATTGCAAGGAAATGGCCTCAATATTACGGAGGTTTAACAGCGTACAGAAACAATTCCAGGTATTTCTTCCAGGCTCCGCTTCTATCTCCGGAGTATTCCTATAATGATGCGGAAGCTATAGGAAAAGGAAGTTTATTTACCCTGTCCAAAGTACTTCCGGAGTTTCTTGATACTGATTTTAAGAATATTAAATCATTTCCGATTCCGGTTTTCATGTTTATGGGCAGACATGATTATACCACTCCCTCAGAGCCTACGGATCAATGGCTTCAAAATGTAAAAGCTCCTTTTAAAAAGGGAATATGGTTTGAAAATTCAGCTCACCTGATTCCTTTTGAAGAACCTGGAAAAATGCTGGTTACTCTATTGAATGATGTTCAGCCTGTCTGCAAATAA
- a CDS encoding GNAT family N-acetyltransferase, producing MVVNTSLQDIEVVLSLYKIASDFKKTVSGIQWPEFDRNMIETEISENRHFKITVDGQVACVWSITFDDHQVWAEKNEDPAIYIHRIATNPNFRGQKFVEQIVEWAKQFASQHNKLYVRMDTTAGNQRLTDYYVKCGFTYLGDQKMTDTEGRPDHYHNATMALFQLDV from the coding sequence ATGGTAGTGAATACATCTTTGCAGGATATTGAAGTGGTCCTTAGTTTATATAAAATAGCTTCTGATTTTAAGAAAACCGTATCCGGTATACAATGGCCGGAGTTTGATCGAAATATGATTGAAACTGAAATCAGTGAAAACCGTCATTTTAAAATTACTGTAGATGGCCAGGTAGCCTGTGTCTGGAGTATTACCTTTGATGATCACCAGGTTTGGGCAGAAAAAAATGAAGACCCAGCCATCTATATACACCGAATTGCCACCAATCCCAATTTCCGCGGACAGAAATTTGTAGAACAGATCGTAGAATGGGCAAAACAATTTGCTTCTCAACACAACAAATTGTACGTAAGGATGGATACTACAGCGGGAAATCAGAGGTTAACAGATTATTATGTGAAATGTGGATTTACCTATCTTGGGGATCAAAAAATGACCGATACAGAAGGTCGTCCGGATCACTATCATAATGCTACAATGGCACTTTTCCAGCTGGATGTGTAA
- a CDS encoding TSUP family transporter: MSNSLYPVFLKLETLSLLIIGGGKIALEKLESVLGNSPETVIRLIAIEISPEVRALQQKFSNITLYERAYHDDDFNDTDVAIIAVNNIDLASQIREDAHKKNVLVNIADKPDLCDFYLGSIVKKGSLKIAISTNGKSPTIAKRLRETFTETIPDEMDLVLDNMQNIRNQLKGDFNHKVIELNKITTQYLSDGKLSPTKSDLEIEKLISITKTAQRKANIYLAIIGVMLLIGIFGLVVYQFDLSSDIQTFLSKDGHIFYWMLFAGFMAEIVAGSMGMGYGVICTTILLLLNVPPPVVSASIHSAESFTTAAGGFSHYKLGNVNKKMVWVLFPLAIVGSIIGALTLSHYGEHYAHIVKPIIACYTLYLGSNILRNAFKEKNKGRIKTKRRTNLRVLGFVGGFIDSFAGGGWGPLVTGTLIKEGRIPRYVVGSSTVAKFLLTVTSAITFIFTIGIHHWNIVLGLLLGGVFTAPFSAMLTSKLPTKKMFVVVGIVVILMSLVTIVKTFL, from the coding sequence ATGAGTAATTCCTTATATCCCGTATTTTTAAAACTTGAAACATTATCCTTACTCATTATCGGAGGAGGAAAAATTGCCCTCGAAAAACTGGAATCGGTATTGGGTAATTCTCCTGAAACGGTTATAAGACTAATCGCAATCGAAATCAGTCCTGAAGTGAGAGCCTTACAGCAAAAGTTTTCCAATATAACCTTATACGAAAGAGCTTATCATGATGACGATTTTAATGATACTGATGTCGCGATTATCGCTGTAAATAATATTGATTTAGCCTCACAGATCCGTGAAGATGCTCACAAAAAAAATGTATTGGTTAATATTGCAGACAAGCCCGACCTATGTGATTTCTATCTAGGTTCCATTGTTAAAAAAGGAAGTCTTAAAATTGCCATTTCCACCAATGGAAAATCTCCTACCATTGCTAAAAGGCTTAGAGAAACATTCACTGAAACCATTCCTGATGAAATGGACCTTGTGCTGGATAATATGCAGAACATCCGCAATCAGCTAAAAGGAGATTTTAACCACAAAGTCATAGAACTCAATAAGATCACCACACAATACCTGTCTGACGGAAAATTATCTCCTACAAAGTCTGATCTGGAGATTGAAAAGCTTATCAGTATTACTAAAACAGCCCAGAGAAAAGCCAATATCTATCTGGCAATTATAGGAGTGATGCTGCTTATCGGAATCTTTGGTCTTGTGGTATATCAGTTTGATCTTTCTAGTGACATTCAGACTTTCCTAAGCAAAGATGGTCATATTTTTTACTGGATGCTGTTTGCCGGTTTTATGGCTGAAATTGTTGCCGGATCCATGGGAATGGGATATGGAGTTATCTGTACTACTATATTACTTTTACTGAATGTTCCACCACCCGTTGTAAGTGCCAGTATTCACTCAGCAGAGTCTTTTACAACCGCTGCCGGAGGATTCAGTCATTATAAATTAGGAAATGTCAATAAAAAAATGGTTTGGGTACTGTTCCCGCTGGCTATTGTGGGATCTATCATTGGTGCATTAACTTTATCTCATTACGGAGAACATTACGCCCATATCGTAAAGCCGATTATTGCCTGTTACACCTTGTATTTGGGATCAAATATCTTGAGAAATGCCTTTAAAGAAAAAAATAAAGGCCGCATCAAAACCAAAAGAAGAACCAACCTGAGAGTACTGGGGTTTGTTGGTGGTTTTATAGATTCCTTTGCAGGAGGCGGTTGGGGGCCATTAGTTACCGGAACGTTAATTAAAGAAGGAAGAATTCCCCGTTATGTTGTGGGAAGTTCTACAGTTGCCAAGTTTTTGCTGACAGTAACCAGTGCCATCACTTTTATATTTACCATTGGAATTCATCACTGGAATATTGTGTTGGGACTTCTGTTAGGTGGAGTCTTTACCGCTCCGTTTTCCGCTATGCTTACCTCCAAACTTCCCACAAAGAAAATGTTTGTGGTGGTTGGGATAGTTGTTATTCTGATGAGCCTGGTAACAATTGTCAAAACATTTTTATAA
- a CDS encoding TonB-dependent receptor → MKNKRQRYFLPKTGVIVFTFLFCTQTKAQQLIELSGIIRNTGTQKGLDAVKVQVENTQDTASTDQLGNFKIRTRVTIPFRLIINKDGFSSQTVEILSLSNKLTIGLNPQNTIIDDVVISASRIPEKILKSPIAIEKIDIKTIRESPAASFYETLENVKGLQLLTSSLTLKIPNSRGFNSPNNFRFMQLVDGVDVQSATLGVPLGNAIGPTELDIQSMEVTPGAASALYGMNAINGLASLQTKDPFTSEGVSVYFRGGVNHVDNFNHKISSLGESAIRFAKVFHKNFAVKLNASYFTGVDWISDNHTDQNPNSLITANPNLALANNPAEDLWNKYGDERNNRVAVKVDYNGKPTTFNVSRTGYFEKDLVSPEVKNIKFDAGLYYRFGDQWKASYVYRYGLLDGTFQRGNKIRLQNATVQNHKVELTGKELTFRAYVSIENTGDSYNLKPLADNLDLTNLSNNNWKSIFQTSLQNNLNAGTTLNEALILARSEADKNRVVPGTAAFEQLKNTIIRINNWDSANAGIAGAPATGGAKLEQKSRFYQGELTYDFSRFVKIFNLLAGIDYRLYSITPDGNNFVDFNRPVNERNIPLSNGTFGKDVIYQKYGAFAQITKLFFDEKLKINAALRIDRNPEFEAKLNPRISVVYSPVKQHNFRASFQNGYRFPSLFEALSFVNNGNVRRVGGLSKVNDGLGYLENSYTLASIDRFTSAVNADVDAGKSQSQAAQDNKQLLAVANLQKLQPEKINSFEIGYKSVFFNNKLALDWDFYYNIYEGFLGQVEVAVPKNSQVGSNAAVLAMLDRSKQDRYRVYTNSNSIYKSYGSSLEIRYNVIKNYNVNANVSYNDLASSNTSDLFITAFNTPKWMINVSVGNREIIKNIGFTVVARWQNGFDWESPLASGKIPAYYTVDAQASWKIPEIHTNVKIGATNLLNRRYFQYAAGPEIGGLYYLAFTYDLKL, encoded by the coding sequence ATGAAAAACAAAAGACAGAGATATTTTCTACCTAAAACAGGAGTTATAGTATTCACATTTCTATTCTGCACCCAGACAAAGGCACAACAGCTTATCGAATTAAGTGGAATCATCAGAAATACAGGAACCCAAAAGGGGCTTGATGCTGTGAAAGTACAGGTTGAAAATACACAGGACACTGCATCAACAGATCAGCTCGGGAATTTTAAGATCAGAACAAGAGTAACCATTCCTTTTCGCTTGATTATCAACAAAGACGGATTTTCCAGCCAGACCGTGGAAATCCTTTCGCTTTCCAATAAACTTACCATCGGGCTTAATCCTCAGAATACCATTATTGATGATGTCGTTATTTCTGCCTCCCGTATTCCTGAAAAAATATTAAAATCACCGATCGCGATTGAAAAGATTGATATTAAAACCATCCGGGAAAGCCCGGCAGCCTCTTTTTATGAAACCCTGGAAAACGTAAAAGGGTTACAACTTTTAACATCCAGCCTTACGTTGAAAATCCCTAATTCCAGAGGATTTAATTCTCCTAATAACTTCAGATTTATGCAGTTGGTAGATGGCGTAGATGTACAGTCTGCTACATTAGGAGTTCCACTCGGAAATGCAATTGGCCCTACAGAACTGGATATTCAGTCTATGGAAGTCACTCCCGGAGCAGCCTCTGCGTTATATGGGATGAATGCCATCAATGGCCTTGCAAGCTTACAAACCAAAGATCCCTTTACCTCTGAAGGAGTAAGTGTGTATTTTCGTGGCGGGGTGAATCATGTAGATAATTTCAATCACAAAATCAGTTCTCTGGGCGAAAGTGCCATCAGATTTGCCAAAGTATTTCATAAAAACTTTGCCGTAAAATTGAACGCCTCTTATTTTACAGGGGTAGACTGGATTTCAGATAATCATACCGACCAGAATCCGAATTCTTTAATTACTGCCAACCCGAATCTTGCTTTAGCCAATAATCCTGCGGAAGACCTTTGGAACAAATATGGTGATGAAAGAAACAATAGAGTAGCGGTAAAAGTAGATTATAACGGAAAGCCCACCACATTCAATGTTTCCAGAACCGGATATTTTGAAAAAGATCTTGTAAGCCCGGAAGTAAAGAATATAAAATTCGATGCCGGATTATACTATCGATTTGGAGATCAGTGGAAAGCTTCTTACGTATATCGTTACGGATTGCTTGACGGAACTTTTCAGCGAGGAAATAAAATCCGTTTGCAAAATGCCACCGTTCAAAACCATAAAGTTGAACTTACCGGAAAAGAATTGACGTTCAGAGCTTATGTGTCTATAGAAAACACAGGAGATTCTTACAATCTGAAACCTTTGGCTGACAATCTGGATCTAACCAATCTTTCCAACAATAACTGGAAGAGCATCTTCCAAACATCACTTCAAAATAATCTGAATGCAGGAACAACCCTCAATGAAGCTCTAATTCTTGCCCGTAGTGAAGCTGATAAAAATAGAGTAGTTCCCGGAACGGCAGCCTTTGAGCAGCTAAAAAATACGATTATCAGAATTAATAACTGGGATTCTGCCAATGCAGGAATTGCAGGAGCACCCGCAACGGGAGGAGCAAAACTGGAGCAGAAATCCAGATTTTATCAAGGCGAACTGACCTATGATTTTAGCCGGTTTGTAAAGATTTTTAATCTTCTGGCCGGAATAGACTATCGCTTGTATAGCATCACTCCTGATGGGAACAACTTTGTAGACTTCAACAGACCTGTTAATGAAAGAAATATTCCGTTATCCAACGGGACTTTTGGTAAGGATGTTATTTATCAGAAATATGGGGCTTTTGCCCAGATTACCAAGCTTTTCTTTGATGAAAAATTAAAAATCAATGCGGCTCTTCGCATCGACAGGAACCCTGAATTTGAAGCCAAACTCAATCCAAGAATAAGTGTTGTGTATTCTCCCGTTAAACAGCACAACTTCAGAGCCTCTTTTCAAAATGGATACCGCTTTCCATCCTTATTTGAAGCTCTTTCTTTCGTGAATAACGGAAATGTAAGAAGAGTAGGCGGTCTTTCAAAAGTAAATGACGGTTTGGGATATCTGGAAAACTCTTATACTCTTGCTTCCATTGACAGATTTACTTCAGCCGTAAATGCTGATGTAGATGCTGGAAAAAGCCAAAGCCAGGCTGCCCAGGACAATAAACAACTTTTAGCTGTTGCCAATCTGCAAAAATTGCAACCGGAAAAGATCAATTCGTTTGAAATAGGATATAAATCTGTTTTCTTTAACAACAAACTGGCGCTGGATTGGGATTTTTACTACAACATCTATGAAGGATTTCTTGGACAGGTAGAAGTAGCTGTTCCTAAAAACAGTCAAGTAGGAAGCAATGCAGCCGTTTTGGCGATGCTTGACAGAAGTAAACAAGACCGATACAGAGTATACACCAATAGCAACAGCATTTACAAAAGTTATGGCAGCTCATTGGAGATCCGATATAATGTGATTAAAAATTACAATGTCAATGCCAATGTATCTTACAACGATCTGGCTTCCAGCAATACTTCAGATCTGTTTATTACAGCTTTTAATACTCCAAAATGGATGATTAATGTAAGTGTAGGAAACAGAGAGATTATCAAGAATATTGGATTTACAGTGGTAGCAAGGTGGCAAAATGGTTTTGACTGGGAAAGCCCTTTAGCTTCAGGAAAAATTCCTGCTTACTATACTGTCGATGCCCAGGCTAGCTGGAAAATTCCTGAAATTCACACAAATGTAAAAATTGGAGCCACCAATTTACTGAACAGACGTTACTTCCAATATGCAGCAGGCCCTGAAATCGGAGGTTTATACTATCTCGCTTTTACGTATGACTTAAAACTGTAA